A section of the Paenibacillus odorifer genome encodes:
- a CDS encoding NAD(P)H-dependent flavin oxidoreductase, with product MKLPTIQFGHIKSRVPVIQGGMGVGISLSGLAAAVANAGGIGTISGTGITPDELRMHIRKTRELSKGNGYIGVNVLFAVKDFAEKMKIALEEKVDFIISGAGISRDIYAWGKEYGTPVVTIVSSAKLARISERLGASAVVVEGFEAGGHLGTDRSMFDILPEVLEAVSIPVIAAGGILTGDDIAKALRIGASGVQMGTRFVASLECDAPLAFKQKYVDAQQGDTVLIKSTVGLEGRAIRNEFTDRISDDAKLKIVKCYNCLKVCSHRFCTMESLLTSLRGDVKNGLVFAGSRVHEIKEILSVQQIIDNLMDEYQGALNPTT from the coding sequence TTGAAACTTCCAACAATCCAATTCGGACATATTAAATCGAGAGTTCCTGTTATTCAAGGTGGAATGGGTGTAGGCATATCCTTAAGTGGACTAGCCGCTGCTGTAGCCAATGCAGGCGGGATCGGCACCATCTCTGGTACAGGGATCACTCCTGATGAGCTGAGAATGCATATTCGCAAAACAAGAGAACTCTCTAAAGGGAATGGCTACATCGGTGTGAATGTACTATTCGCAGTGAAGGACTTTGCCGAAAAAATGAAGATTGCTTTGGAGGAAAAGGTTGACTTTATTATTTCCGGAGCCGGAATTTCTAGAGATATTTATGCTTGGGGTAAAGAATATGGTACTCCTGTCGTAACTATTGTTTCATCCGCCAAATTAGCCCGAATTTCCGAAAGACTTGGTGCCTCCGCAGTCGTTGTGGAAGGGTTCGAAGCTGGAGGCCATTTAGGTACAGACAGATCCATGTTTGATATCCTTCCTGAAGTCTTAGAGGCAGTTTCGATTCCTGTTATTGCTGCGGGTGGAATTCTAACAGGGGATGATATCGCAAAAGCCCTTCGGATCGGCGCATCTGGTGTTCAAATGGGTACCCGTTTTGTGGCTAGCCTTGAGTGTGATGCTCCCTTAGCCTTCAAGCAAAAGTATGTAGATGCTCAGCAAGGAGATACTGTCCTGATCAAGTCTACTGTGGGTCTAGAAGGTAGAGCAATTCGGAATGAATTTACGGACCGGATCAGTGATGATGCCAAATTAAAGATAGTCAAATGCTATAATTGTCTAAAGGTTTGTTCACATCGCTTCTGTACAATGGAATCCCTGCTCACTTCCCTTAGAGGAGATGTTAAGAACGGATTGGTTTTTGCTGGGTCCAGAGTTCATGAGATTAAAGAGATTTTGTCCGTACAGCAGATTATCGACAATTTAATGGATGAGTATCAAGGGGCATTGAACCCGACAACTTAA
- a CDS encoding LacI family DNA-binding transcriptional regulator yields MVSREKRVTLQDVADDAGVSRATASLVVRGSKSIKPSTHKKVLDSMEKLGYVYDRVAASFRLQRSSTIGVIVTDIENPFYPHILTHIEHVLYEQRFNVLLGMSFESTEKQERVLETMLEHRVCGIIMTPVASTSPALFTKLQNLNIPTLLIGREVDTVNTDYVGTDYRLGAEMAVRHLIEQGHRRIAYLGGSPQGNTSYKERFAGYCQALQQFGLEIDPALIITSPINRDGGTRAVQEAMQLNNPPTACFCNNDVIALGAMIGLQLQGRTPGKHMAIVGFDNVQETETAKPGLSSVSVFQDKWGSEAAKLLLKRINGDQSEPTRIIIPPQLIIRESSTSYSGFHSSSPL; encoded by the coding sequence GTGGTTTCTAGAGAAAAAAGAGTTACACTACAAGATGTTGCCGATGATGCCGGCGTTTCGAGAGCAACCGCCTCTCTTGTCGTTCGCGGCAGCAAATCCATTAAACCTAGTACACACAAAAAGGTGCTGGACTCCATGGAAAAGCTCGGCTATGTATATGATCGCGTAGCCGCCAGCTTTCGATTACAGCGTTCCTCAACGATAGGCGTTATTGTCACTGATATCGAAAATCCGTTTTATCCACATATATTGACGCATATTGAGCATGTTCTATACGAACAGCGGTTCAATGTGCTGCTGGGCATGAGCTTTGAATCAACCGAAAAGCAGGAGCGTGTGCTGGAAACAATGCTTGAGCACCGTGTGTGCGGCATTATTATGACTCCTGTCGCCTCTACATCGCCCGCCCTGTTCACCAAATTGCAAAATCTAAACATCCCCACGCTGCTGATTGGACGTGAGGTTGATACCGTGAATACCGACTATGTCGGGACGGATTATCGGCTGGGAGCCGAAATGGCCGTGCGCCATCTCATCGAGCAAGGGCACCGGCGCATCGCTTATCTGGGCGGCAGCCCTCAGGGAAACACATCCTACAAGGAGCGTTTTGCCGGTTACTGCCAAGCCCTGCAGCAATTTGGATTGGAGATCGATCCCGCTCTAATCATTACAAGCCCGATCAACCGTGACGGCGGCACCCGCGCTGTGCAAGAGGCGATGCAGTTAAACAATCCGCCAACCGCCTGCTTTTGCAACAATGATGTCATTGCCCTGGGCGCCATGATCGGCCTGCAGTTGCAAGGACGTACGCCTGGGAAACATATGGCCATCGTTGGCTTTGACAATGTACAGGAAACGGAGACTGCCAAGCCTGGTCTAAGCAGCGTTTCCGTATTCCAGGATAAATGGGGAAGCGAGGCTGCCAAGCTGCTGCTCAAACGAATCAACGGCGATCAGTCAGAACCTACCAGAATTATTATTCCGCCTCAGCTGATTATACGTGAGTCTTCCACCAGCTATAGCGGCTTCCATTCATCCAGCCCTTTATAA
- a CDS encoding methionine ABC transporter ATP-binding protein, which produces MVGQLEGKPTELVGSGIEIRDLFKSFGGREVLSGINVNITDGDIFGLVGVSGAGKSTLLRCINGLETFDRGSLHVNGVEIRSMRGATLRKFRSNIGMIFQHFSLLERKNVYDNIMFPMKCFGYNKAVADARVKELLQLVELTDKEKALPRELSGGQKQRVAIARALAMNPRILLCDEATSALDPNITKSILGLLKKINKELGITIVIVTHQMEVVKETCNNIAVLSKGQLQAAGAVQDIFLENSGHLNDFLGAHEVKTGEDNILFELIQRPGQEDMLSRFALSTGVPFEVVWGGLDRYVDSIAGSFTLSVSRQDFDKVRAYLEQSGMEWRNL; this is translated from the coding sequence ATGGTCGGACAACTGGAGGGCAAACCTACGGAGCTTGTCGGTTCAGGCATAGAAATTCGTGATTTATTTAAATCATTTGGAGGTAGGGAGGTTTTGTCTGGTATTAATGTCAACATTACGGACGGGGATATTTTCGGACTTGTTGGGGTGAGCGGCGCGGGCAAGTCAACGCTTTTGCGCTGTATCAACGGTCTGGAGACCTTTGACCGCGGCAGCTTGCATGTCAACGGAGTTGAAATCCGCAGCATGCGGGGAGCAACACTACGCAAGTTTCGCAGCAATATCGGCATGATCTTTCAGCATTTCTCTCTGCTGGAGCGAAAAAATGTGTATGACAACATTATGTTTCCAATGAAATGCTTTGGCTACAATAAAGCGGTGGCTGATGCGCGCGTGAAAGAGCTCCTGCAGCTCGTGGAATTGACGGACAAGGAAAAGGCACTGCCGCGCGAGCTTTCCGGCGGACAGAAGCAGCGGGTTGCCATCGCCCGGGCGCTTGCTATGAACCCACGCATTCTGCTTTGTGATGAAGCGACAAGCGCACTTGATCCCAACATCACCAAATCCATTCTGGGTCTGCTCAAAAAAATTAACAAAGAGCTTGGCATCACCATTGTCATTGTGACGCATCAAATGGAAGTGGTAAAAGAAACTTGCAACAACATCGCGGTGCTCAGCAAGGGTCAGTTGCAGGCTGCCGGAGCGGTGCAAGATATCTTCCTGGAAAACTCCGGTCATCTGAATGATTTCCTGGGCGCACATGAAGTGAAAACTGGCGAGGATAACATTCTGTTTGAGCTTATTCAGCGACCAGGTCAGGAAGACATGCTTTCCCGCTTCGCCTTGTCAACAGGGGTGCCGTTTGAAGTTGTATGGGGCGGACTGGACCGTTATGTGGACAGTATCGCGGGGTCGTTCACCTTATCGGTCAGCAGGCAAGATTTTGACAAGGTCAGGGCCTATCTGGAGCAGAGCGGCATGGAATGGAGGAATTTGTAA
- a CDS encoding methionine ABC transporter permease — MYQYDYQTLLDKIIFPGLRDTLIMLGGTVVTCTLFGFILALILITTDAKGLRPNRAVYETFSAIINVLRSVPFIILIITIIPLTRFVVGTTIGTTAAIFSITIVGSPLLARLLEGCFKEVNPSLIEAARSFGASDWQITFNVIVSEAIPSIISNLTIGFISLLGFTAMAGTVGAGGLGAVALSYGYQNFNDTIMYTTVVILIVIVQFIQLGGNMLYRKLK, encoded by the coding sequence ATGTATCAGTACGATTACCAGACTCTGCTCGATAAAATCATTTTTCCGGGGCTGCGCGATACGCTGATTATGTTGGGCGGCACCGTTGTGACCTGTACCCTGTTCGGTTTCATCTTGGCACTCATTCTCATTACTACAGATGCCAAAGGACTCAGGCCCAACCGAGCAGTCTACGAGACCTTCAGCGCCATCATTAATGTGCTGCGTTCTGTACCCTTTATTATTCTCATTATTACAATAATTCCGTTAACTCGCTTTGTTGTGGGGACGACCATTGGTACAACAGCTGCCATTTTCTCCATTACCATTGTAGGCTCTCCGTTACTGGCGAGATTGCTGGAGGGCTGCTTTAAGGAGGTGAATCCGAGTCTGATCGAGGCTGCTAGGTCATTTGGCGCATCCGATTGGCAAATAACATTTAACGTTATTGTCAGTGAGGCGATTCCATCCATCATTTCAAACTTAACGATTGGTTTTATTTCGTTGCTGGGCTTTACAGCTATGGCAGGGACCGTTGGAGCCGGCGGGCTGGGGGCAGTTGCGCTTTCCTATGGCTACCAGAATTTCAATGACACGATTATGTACACAACCGTTGTTATTTTAATTGTTATTGTTCAATTTATACAACTGGGCGGGAATATGTTGTACCGCAAGTTGAAATAA
- a CDS encoding MetQ/NlpA family ABC transporter substrate-binding protein codes for MKKQATAKLILIMTTVIVLLVGCSQSSSSSSDAQSDAKSQKIVIGVIAREQPDIDYVAEKLKPEGYQIETQVFNDNIALNNATADGSIDANYFQNEKYMNSFNESNGTELVAYGPNIYTTPVLFVSKKYKTVDELPQGAKIGIANDSANRARELQLLADNGLIQLREGIDLPTVLDVVENSKKLEFVEIDPRSRVGAFADLDAMTAPAITVAQMNDPQVTIDTALLQETPEVYKQYGGILLAIKKGTEEKNKEWLDAIVSVMTSKEYSQWLLDTYKGVKKPYNE; via the coding sequence ATGAAAAAACAGGCAACTGCCAAGCTGATTCTGATCATGACCACTGTCATTGTGCTGCTGGTCGGATGCTCTCAGTCATCCAGCTCATCCTCCGACGCACAATCGGATGCAAAGTCCCAAAAAATTGTGATTGGCGTGATTGCCAGGGAGCAGCCGGATATTGATTATGTGGCCGAAAAGCTGAAGCCGGAAGGCTATCAAATTGAGACGCAAGTCTTCAATGACAATATTGCCTTGAACAATGCGACTGCAGACGGCAGTATCGATGCCAATTATTTTCAGAATGAAAAATATATGAACAGCTTCAATGAAAGCAACGGTACAGAGTTGGTCGCTTATGGCCCGAATATTTATACAACACCGGTGCTGTTCGTATCCAAGAAATACAAAACTGTGGATGAGCTGCCGCAAGGAGCTAAGATCGGCATTGCCAACGATTCCGCCAACAGGGCGCGAGAACTGCAACTATTGGCGGACAATGGGCTAATCCAATTGCGCGAGGGTATTGACCTGCCAACAGTACTCGATGTTGTCGAGAACAGCAAGAAGCTCGAATTCGTTGAAATTGATCCGCGCAGCCGCGTAGGGGCTTTTGCTGATCTGGACGCCATGACTGCGCCGGCTATTACGGTAGCTCAAATGAATGATCCCCAGGTGACGATTGATACGGCGCTGCTACAGGAAACACCTGAGGTGTACAAACAATATGGCGGTATTTTGCTGGCTATTAAGAAAGGAACTGAAGAGAAGAATAAGGAATGGCTGGATGCTATCGTATCGGTGATGACTTCGAAAGAATATTCGCAATGGCTGCTGGATACGTACAAGGGAGTCAAGAAACCGTATAACGAATAA
- a CDS encoding tautomerase family protein → MATVLAYATTSLKEEQKTKLVSELGTAVTTGLRLPPELRTISWIELPQASTTPKDFYEITFFVYTAPGKPVEAKRDLVRNLQETTDRVLSGLQVKTIVIIKEHADENVGVGGQLRLDIVAAQANQ, encoded by the coding sequence ATGGCAACTGTATTGGCATACGCAACGACATCTCTGAAGGAAGAACAAAAGACAAAATTGGTAAGTGAGTTGGGCACGGCAGTAACAACGGGTCTTCGCCTGCCTCCGGAGCTAAGAACTATCTCCTGGATCGAACTTCCACAGGCATCGACAACACCTAAGGACTTTTATGAAATTACATTTTTTGTATACACCGCACCTGGAAAACCAGTTGAGGCGAAGCGGGACTTGGTTCGTAATCTGCAGGAGACTACGGATCGGGTGCTTTCCGGCTTGCAGGTAAAAACGATTGTCATCATTAAAGAACACGCCGATGAAAATGTGGGTGTGGGTGGGCAGCTCCGGCTGGATATTGTTGCTGCACAGGCGAATCAATAA
- a CDS encoding aldo/keto reductase has protein sequence MRYKEIGQSGIQASVVTFGAFGIGGGFQFPDTNDTESIRAIHAALDLGINIIDTAPVYGFGHSEEIVGQAIKGRRDKVIISTKCGLWWGDEEGSYRFTWDGHSVKRNLSPRTIRMEVEQSLKRLGTDYIDIYYTHNPAMEPFLTPIEETIEVLMQLKQEGKIRAIGASNCEPHHVQSYIDYGEISIVQKKFNMLSREPEQAILPLCNEHQISFHAYSPLAQGLLTGHIRPDHVLEPNDPRQNDAWWHGRNLKLATEFAGGLVEIGSEYGVSASSIAVAYLLNKHANVNVICGIRKEKHLHENIAGAEVVLPPNVIAELDFRLQKLELAAEL, from the coding sequence ATGAGATATAAGGAGATTGGACAGAGCGGCATACAAGCCTCTGTCGTTACTTTCGGCGCTTTCGGTATTGGTGGAGGATTCCAGTTCCCAGATACCAATGATACGGAATCGATTCGCGCCATTCATGCCGCGCTGGATCTGGGCATCAATATAATTGATACTGCCCCGGTTTACGGCTTTGGGCACAGTGAGGAAATCGTTGGGCAAGCGATCAAAGGCCGGCGGGATAAGGTCATTATTTCGACAAAATGCGGCTTGTGGTGGGGTGACGAGGAAGGCAGTTATCGTTTTACCTGGGACGGGCATAGCGTGAAGCGGAATTTGAGCCCGCGAACGATTCGCATGGAGGTGGAGCAAAGCCTGAAGCGGTTAGGGACGGATTATATCGATATTTACTATACACATAATCCGGCGATGGAGCCTTTTCTAACACCAATTGAAGAAACGATCGAGGTGCTGATGCAACTGAAGCAGGAAGGCAAGATTCGCGCCATAGGCGCGTCCAATTGCGAGCCGCATCACGTGCAGAGCTACATCGATTATGGTGAAATCTCAATCGTGCAAAAAAAATTCAATATGCTGTCCAGAGAACCCGAGCAGGCGATCCTGCCTCTGTGCAACGAGCACCAGATTAGCTTCCATGCGTATTCGCCGCTGGCGCAAGGGTTACTGACAGGACATATTCGGCCTGATCATGTGCTGGAGCCGAACGATCCCCGCCAGAACGATGCCTGGTGGCATGGACGCAACCTGAAGCTGGCCACTGAGTTTGCCGGCGGTCTGGTTGAGATCGGAAGTGAATATGGGGTTAGCGCCAGTTCTATTGCCGTAGCCTATTTGTTGAACAAGCATGCCAATGTCAATGTGATTTGCGGCATTCGCAAGGAAAAGCACCTTCATGAGAATATTGCCGGTGCCGAGGTAGTACTGCCGCCAAATGTCATAGCTGAGCTGGATTTCCGTCTACAAAAGCTGGAACTTGCAGCCGAGCTGTAA
- a CDS encoding Sapep family Mn(2+)-dependent dipeptidase has translation MTSMELDKQVEQFLADHQAAILEDIKRLIRVPSVGTTFHPDSPEPFGAECAAVLREAEQLAAREDLSVTAFAGYGIKVQLGDSEEGIGLFAHLDVVPAGRGWSFPPFSPFEKDGFLFGRGAMDNKSAAVLALYVLKFFKETNVRLDHNAYVFLGVNEESGMRDIRYFLSQHQSPSFGIVADAYYPVCYAEKGIVRADVTGSASDDRLLSFQAGEDYNMVPAVAEARLRGLTSYEVQNLRSEGFEVAELEGIAVVRAQGKAGHAAFPAGTQNAARKLAGALLTHELVEDAAARAVLTFLSQALGDPYGEGLGITHRDETGPTTSNAGIVAWNEGTVRIGIDVRYGLSQSADALQEQLAAYSRQHGLSLTEWTDSPPHYMDKDDLIIAALCRLANSELGLSQAPYAMGGATYARWLPRTVAFGPLRTDVQTPFPEGKGSSHQPDEAMRISQIWDAFKIYIKAIVEIDQLLSDQEETG, from the coding sequence ATGACCAGTATGGAGCTGGACAAGCAGGTTGAACAGTTTCTAGCCGATCATCAAGCGGCGATTCTCGAAGATATCAAACGTCTGATTCGTGTGCCGAGCGTGGGCACCACCTTTCATCCGGATAGCCCGGAGCCTTTTGGTGCCGAATGCGCTGCTGTATTGCGTGAGGCGGAGCAGTTGGCCGCGCGGGAAGACTTGTCGGTAACGGCTTTTGCTGGCTATGGCATTAAGGTGCAGCTGGGAGACAGTGAGGAAGGCATCGGCTTGTTCGCCCATCTGGACGTGGTGCCCGCAGGGCGGGGCTGGAGCTTTCCGCCCTTCTCCCCGTTCGAGAAAGATGGGTTTCTATTTGGCCGAGGTGCGATGGATAATAAATCGGCTGCTGTGCTTGCGCTTTATGTACTGAAGTTTTTCAAAGAGACCAACGTGCGGCTGGATCATAATGCTTATGTATTTCTGGGCGTCAACGAAGAGAGCGGCATGCGGGATATCCGCTATTTCCTGTCCCAGCATCAGTCGCCGTCCTTCGGGATTGTTGCTGACGCTTATTATCCGGTATGCTATGCGGAAAAAGGGATTGTGCGAGCCGATGTGACTGGAAGCGCGTCTGACGACAGGTTGCTGTCCTTTCAAGCTGGCGAGGATTACAATATGGTGCCCGCCGTTGCGGAGGCCCGGTTGCGCGGATTAACCTCATACGAAGTGCAAAACCTGCGGTCGGAGGGGTTTGAAGTCGCGGAGCTAGAGGGGATAGCGGTTGTTCGCGCGCAGGGTAAGGCCGGGCATGCGGCGTTTCCTGCCGGGACGCAAAACGCGGCAAGAAAGCTGGCCGGGGCGCTCCTTACGCATGAGCTGGTTGAGGATGCTGCGGCGCGTGCTGTGCTCACTTTTTTGTCACAAGCGCTGGGTGACCCTTACGGGGAGGGGCTTGGTATCACCCACAGGGATGAAACGGGTCCTACCACCAGCAATGCCGGCATCGTAGCGTGGAATGAGGGAACCGTTCGGATCGGAATCGATGTCCGTTACGGTCTGTCGCAATCCGCGGATGCGCTGCAGGAGCAGTTGGCAGCCTACTCGCGGCAGCATGGACTGTCACTGACTGAGTGGACGGACAGTCCGCCACACTACATGGACAAGGATGACCTGATCATAGCGGCCTTATGCAGGCTTGCCAACAGTGAGCTGGGCTTGTCGCAAGCGCCCTATGCAATGGGTGGGGCAACGTATGCCAGATGGCTGCCGCGCACAGTAGCCTTCGGCCCGCTTCGCACCGATGTACAGACTCCTTTTCCCGAAGGAAAAGGGAGCAGCCATCAGCCGGACGAGGCCATGCGCATCAGCCAGATCTGGGACGCATTCAAGATTTATATTAAGGCAATTGTGGAAATTGACCAGCTGCTGAGTGACCAAGAAGAGACTGGGTGA
- a CDS encoding YczE/YyaS/YitT family protein, translated as MKNRMGNMKGYLYNVDKKRLIIMVIGNVFLGMGISIFKLSGMGNDPFSGMVMALAECVGITYANFLILLNLVLFVIEFITGRRFIGAGTFVNAIFLGYIATFFHSTWLSLLGEPQLLWQRVVVVAIGVVVCSFGVSLYQTSAVGVAPYDSLSLIMRDNFPKISYFWHRMFTDALCALICFLAGGVIGLGTLVSALGLGPIIHFFDVNFTEKLLAKKRPN; from the coding sequence ATGAAAAATAGGATGGGCAATATGAAGGGTTATCTTTATAACGTTGATAAAAAACGATTGATTATTATGGTTATCGGCAATGTATTTCTGGGCATGGGAATCAGTATTTTTAAGCTGTCCGGCATGGGGAATGATCCCTTTAGCGGCATGGTAATGGCACTTGCAGAGTGCGTCGGTATAACATATGCAAATTTTCTGATCTTGCTGAACCTGGTATTGTTTGTAATCGAATTCATAACCGGACGAAGGTTTATTGGAGCCGGGACTTTTGTAAACGCAATCTTTTTGGGATATATCGCTACGTTCTTTCATAGTACTTGGCTATCTCTGTTGGGCGAACCTCAGCTGTTATGGCAGAGGGTGGTCGTCGTAGCGATTGGCGTGGTGGTATGCAGTTTTGGGGTATCCTTGTATCAGACATCGGCTGTGGGAGTAGCTCCTTACGACAGCCTGTCCCTGATTATGAGGGATAACTTCCCGAAAATATCTTATTTTTGGCACCGGATGTTTACGGATGCGCTTTGTGCTTTGATTTGCTTCCTGGCAGGAGGCGTTATAGGCTTAGGAACTCTAGTGTCCGCACTTGGTTTGGGACCCATTATTCATTTTTTTGATGTGAATTTTACGGAGAAGCTGCTGGCAAAAAAGCGTCCAAATTAA